A genomic window from Gallus gallus isolate bGalGal1 chromosome 33, bGalGal1.mat.broiler.GRCg7b, whole genome shotgun sequence includes:
- the LOC112530849 gene encoding olfactory receptor 14A16-like, translated as MANSSSISEFLLLALADTRQLQLLHFWLLLGIYLAALLGNGLISTAVACDHRLHTPMYFFLLNLALLDLGCISTTLPKAMANALWHTRAISYAGCAAQVFLFAFLLSAEYTLLTIMSYDRYVAICKPLHYGTLLGNRACATMAAAAWGTGVLTSVLHTANTFSLPLCQGNAVDQFFCEIPQILKLSCSQSYLREVGLIVFTVLVLFGCFVFILFSYVQIFRAVLRMPSEQGRHKAFSTCLPHLAVVSLFLSTVVFADLKPFSMSSPSLDLLVSFLYSVVPPTLNPIIYSMRNKEIRHTLSEVFQYTLFQRQ; from the coding sequence AtggccaacagcagctccatcagcgagttcctcctcctggcgttggcagacacgcggcagctgcagctcctgcacttctggctcttgctgggcatctacctggctgccctcctgggcaacggcctcatcagcacagccgtagcctgcgaccaccgcctgcacacccccatgtacttcttcctcctcaacctcgcactcctcgacctgggctgcatctccactactctccccaaagccatggccaatgcactctggcacaccagggccatctcctatgctggatgtgctgcacaggtctttctctttgcctttctgctATCAGCAGAATATacccttctcaccatcatgtcctatgaccgctacgttgccatctgcaagcccctgcactacgggaccctgctgggcaacagagcttgtgccaccatggcagcagctgcctggggcacagGGGTCCTTACTTctgtgctgcacactgccaatacattttccctgcctctgtgccaaggcaatgctgtggatcagttcttctgtgaaatccctcAGATCCTgaagctctcctgctcacagTCCTATCTCAGGGAAGTTGGGCTTATTGTCTTTACTGTCCTTGTCTTATTTgggtgctttgttttcattctcttttcctatgtgcagatcttcagggccgtgctgaggatgccctctgagcagggacggcacaaagccttctccacgtgcctccctcacctggctgtggtctccctgtttctcagcactgtcgTGTTTGCTGACCTGAAGCCCTTCTCCAtgtcctccccatccctggacctgctggtgtcatttctgtactcggtggttcctccaacactgaaccccattatctacagcatgaggaacaaggagATCAGGCATACCCTCAGTGAAGTGTTTCAATATACACTATTCCAGCGTCAATAA